From Lysobacter lycopersici:
GACCAGATGGGCATGCTCGCCACGGTGATCAACGCACTGGCGATGCAGGACGCGCTGGAGAAGCTCGGCGCGAAGTGCCGGGTGATGAGCGCGATCAAGATCAACGACGTGTGCGAGGACTACATCCGCCGCCGCGCCGTGCGCCACCTCGAGAAGGGCCGCGTCTGCATCTTCGCCGCGGGCGTGGGCAGCCCCTACTTCACCACCGATTCGGGCGCGGCGCTGCGCGCGATCGAGATCGGCGCGGACCTGCTGCTCAAGGCGACCAAGGTCGACGGCGTCTACGACAAGGATCCGAAGAAGCATCCGGATGCGAAACGCTATGCCCGCCTCGGCTACGACGAGGTGATCGCGCGCGACCTGCAGGTGATGGACACCGCCGCGTTCGCGCTGTGCCGCGACGCGGAGCTGCCGCTGCGCATCTTCGACATGTCCGAGCCCGGCGTGCTGCTGCGCATCCTGCGCGGCGAGGACATCGGCACCCTTGTGCAGGGTCGCAACGCGCAATAGTGTCCGCGCCGCGGCAACGACACCATTTCCCGATGCATTCGCACGACCACGGCCCCGCGAACGCCACCCGCGCCTTCGCCTGGGTGACGCTGATCAACCTCGCCTACACCGTGCTGGAGGCGGGCTACGGCTTCGCCACCCATTCGCTGGCGCTGCTGTCGGACGCGCTGCACAACTTCGGCGACGTGCTCGGGCTCGGGCTCGCATGGGGCGCCGCGGTGCTCGCGCGCAGGGCGCCGACCGAACGCCACACCTACGGCTGGCGCCGCGCCACCCTGCTGTCGCCGCTGGCGAATGCGCTGATCCTGGTCGGCTTTTCCGGCGCGCTGGGCTGGGAAGCGATCCGCCGCTTCGGTGCGCCGCCGCAAATCCCGGGCGTACCCGTGATGGTGGTCGCCGGGCTC
This genomic window contains:
- the pyrH gene encoding UMP kinase, with amino-acid sequence MTAPLAYRRVLLKLSGEALMGDEDYGIDPKVLNRLAREVIEAREAGAEISLVIGGGNIFRGAGLAAGGMDRVTGDQMGMLATVINALAMQDALEKLGAKCRVMSAIKINDVCEDYIRRRAVRHLEKGRVCIFAAGVGSPYFTTDSGAALRAIEIGADLLLKATKVDGVYDKDPKKHPDAKRYARLGYDEVIARDLQVMDTAAFALCRDAELPLRIFDMSEPGVLLRILRGEDIGTLVQGRNAQ